The nucleotide window ATCCCTCGTGTACTTTCGACGGGCTTTCTCTCGACTCATCGGACACCTCCCGCGAAAATCATTCTCGCGTTGCTGGGTGTCCACTAACAGTGGGGAAGCTCACGTTGCGTTGGCGCGGGTGTCGAGCCGGGAACAGGAACGCGAGGGCTTCTCGCTGGCGGTGCAGGAAGACGCACTCAAGCGATATGCCGCATCGACGGGCGGCGAAATCATCAAGCTCTTTCGCATTGCAGAAACAGCCAGCAAACGCGACGAGCGCAAGACGTTCAAAGAACTCGTCGCTTTTGCGAAAAAGAACGCGGCGACGCTCGATGCGCTGCTGTTTTACAAGGTCGATCGCGCCGCGCGAAACCTGTTCGACTATGTTGAACTGGAACGGCTAGAAAGCGAGCACGGCCTCGCCTTCATCTCCGTCTCTCAGCCAACCGAGAACAATCCCGCCGGCCGCATGATGCGGCGAACTCTCGCCAACATGGCGAGCTTCTATACGGAACAACAGTCGGTCGATGTCCGCGAAGGTCACGCCCGCCGCGTCCAGGAGGGCTGGTTCGTCGGGGCCGCGCCCTACGGCTACAGGAACATCCGCAAGGACGGCCGCGGCATCATCGAAGTCGATCCGGTGCGGGCCAATGCTGTCAAACGAATCTTCCACCTCTACGCCTACGAGCCGCTGACCGTCGATCAGCTCATCGGCCGCCTCGCCGATGAAGGGCTGAAGTACCGTCCCTCGTCTCCCCGCTTCCCGCGCAGCTCGGTGTACGCGATTCTCCGCGACCGCAGCTACCTGGGCGATGTCGAATATGGTGGACAGTGGTATCCGGGCAAGCACGATCCGCTCGTCGATCAGACGACCTGGGACCGAGTGCAGGTCCTGCTCGGCGGCAAGACTTACCGCTCGCACGAACTAACCTACGCTGGCGGCCTCATCCGCTGCGGCCACTGCGGCAACCTCATCACCGGCGAACAGGTCGTCAAGAAGGCGACCGGCAAGCAATATGTCTATTACCGCTGCACCATGTATAAGCTTGCGCTGGGGCATCCGCAGTTGCGACTCAACGAGGCGAAGTTGGATGAGCAGGTGTTGGCCGCATTCAAGTCCATCCAGCAGCCGGAGACGGTTCAGGCATGGTTCTCAAAGGCTCTGCGCGAGTGGTCCAAGATGGAACGTGCCGAAGCGACGACACAATCCGACGTATCGCAACGCGAGATCGCTATTCTCCAGCAGCAACAGGACCGCCTGCTCAACCTTCGTTTGCTCGAAGAAATCGACGCCGACACCTTCGCCCGCAAGTCCACGGAACTCCGCGACAAGATCGCGGCGGCGTCACTCCGCGTCGAAGCCGCAAACCGGGATCGAGGCGAACAGGCCGAATTGGCCATTCGTGTTTTCGAACTCTCGCAAGCCCTTGTCGATAAATGGGTTTCAGCCGATTACGCCGCCAAACGCCAACTGCTCGAAATCGTGTTTTCGAACTTCGTCCTGAACGGCGCAACTCTTTGCTATGAAGTGAATAAGCCCTTCGACGTGCTCATCGAAGGGCTTGTTTCAAGTCATACTCGGGGCGACTAGATTCGAACTAGCGACCTTCTGCACCCCATGCAGACGCTCTAGACCAGGCTGAGCTACGCCCCGTGAAGCCTCCATTTGAAACAGCGGGGCCGCTGTTGTCAAATCACGTCTGACGAGGCCTGTGCCGCGTGCCGCAGTGTGGCTTATGATCGCGCAACGGCAGAATTGCGTGAGTGGCCCGTGTTTCCGGCTGGGCTTCGGTATGGATCGCGGTGAGGCAGTTATATCGGCGATCTGCAACCGGTTGGCTCCTCTGTTATCGTTCTTGCGGCCCGACCGCTTTGCTGCTTCTGAGGTTTCCTGCGGAACGGCTTGCCCGACGAACGATCAGCGGCTGCTCCGGACAAGTTATGAGCTGTGAGTGACGATCGCGTGACGAATGCCGTAGCCAGCATGGATGCCGCCCGGGCGGCCGTCGATCCGACGCGCCGCCGTGAGACATGCAATGTCTGCGGCACCGCACACGATTCCAGACACGACGAGACGGCCGATGTGCCGTGCCATGTTCGTGTCTTTCGCGGCCACTTGTTTCGACTCTGGCGATGCTCAGTGTGCCGGACGATTCACTGTCTCGACGTGGTGGACCTCGACTATTATTACAGCAAGTATCCGTTCTCGCAGGCTCGGCTCGATCTGGTCTGGCGAATTTTCTACATGAATCTGGCCCGGCGATTTATTCGGCACGGCATGACGCCGGCGCATCGATTTCTCGATTATGGTTGTGCCAATGGATTGTTCTGCACGGCCCTGCGTGGGCGGGGCTTCCGTAACGTTTACGGCTACGATCCATACTCGGCGAATTCGGCTTTCGCGGATGAGCGGGTGCTGGAGCATGCACCGTTTGACTACATCCTGCTGCAGGATGTGCTCGAACACGTTGAGGATCCAAACGCATTGCTCGCTCGACTGGATCGCCTTCTGGCCGTCGGGGGGCATATCCTGGTCGGCACGCCGAACGCGCAAAAAGTGGATCTATCGCGGCCGGACGTGTTTCGAAACGAACTCCACGCGCCGTATCATCTGCACATCTATACCCGTTCCGGCGTGGAGCGCATGGGGCAGACCCTCGGCTGGCACGCGGTTAAATTCTACGATCGCTCCTACCATGATCGGCCGTGGTTCGCCCTGAATACGCGTGCGGCCAAGACCTATCAGAGTTTGAAGGACGGATCGTTTGACGCTTTTTTCGAGCCATTCGACATCAGAACGGCGCTGGGTTCACCGTCGTTCTGGTTCCACGCGGTGTTCGGCTACTGGCTCAGCTATCGATCGGACATGTCGCTCATGTTTCGCAAGGGGGATTAATCGAAGTTCGGTCTTCTCACGCGAAGTCGAATGAATTTGACCGGCGTCATGCCGGTCGCTAGATTCACGACCGTGGATGGCCGGATTGGGGAGGTAGAGTATTGAGTTTCTTGGCAAGCATCCTGCTCATCGTATATGCCATCAGCGTGGGGTCTCTGGCGGTGCACATCCGGCGGACGGCGGCGCTGACGAAGCAAGGCTCGGATGGATTTCCCGATGATGCTCCGACGTTGGATCGACTGCCGGCGATCGACGTCGTCGTTCCCGTCAAAGACGAGGAGAACAACATCGGTCGATGCCTCCGTGCGATTATCGCTGAGCGCTACCCGAACGCCCGGATTTTCGTCGTCAATGATCGCTCGACGGACGGCACCGCGAACGTCGTTCGGGCCATCCAGGAGGAACATCCGGAGATCGAGCGCATCGACATCACGCACTTGCAGGAAGGCTATTACGGAAAACCATCGGCTCTGGAAAAGATCGCTTCACGCCTCACAGGGGACATTCTCTTCTTCATTGACAGCGATATGTTCGTGAAGCCCGGCTGCTTCAAGACAGTTGTCCGGCGAATGGAGTCCGAAAGGCTTGATTGGCTGGCGGCTCACGGCGAAATGGAGTTGGACCATTTTTGGGAGAAAGTCCTCGCGCCAGTTTTCGGAGCGATGGCATACTCCTGGTACGATCCGCGCAAAGTCAGCGATCCAAACTGGCCCGATGCGATGGGCAGCGGTTTCATGGTTGTGCGCCGCGAATCATACATGGCGCTCGGGGGGCATGGCGCCGTGAAGAATTGCTACGATGAGGATAGCGTGCTCCTGCGGCGCGCCAAGGCGGCGGGACAGCGGGTGGTATTTACAGCGTCCGCGCGGCTTTTCAATGTGCGCATGTACGGTTCTTTAGATCGCACCATTCGTGGCTTTCATCGCACATTGATCGGCGGATTGAAAACCACATTCCGCTTTCTCATCACGATCAACGCGTTGCAATTCGTCTCATTGATGCCGTTCGGGCTGATCATTCTGATTCCGCTGCTCGGCGGGTTCGGATATTCCGTCCCGTTCGCGAAATATTGGCTTGGATTTGCCTTGCTGCACATTCTCCTCGCGACCTGGCTTGCCGCGCTGGTTTATCGCGCGGCCAAGGTGCCGCTGAAATACGCGCTGCTCCATCCGCTGGGTTCGGCTGTGGCAATCTGGGTGTGTTGCAGAGCGGCTGCGGACCTGCGCCGTCGTGCGCCAATCACATGGCGAGGCACGTCCTACGCATCGGCGGAACATGCCGTGGCCAAGCCGGGACAGTGAGTCACTCATTTCATCGCCTCAAAGACAAGTTCGAGACGATCAAAGGCGAATTTGCGTACCTTACGGTCGACCGACCTCGTCTAGGAATCCTTTTTGATTGAAATGTTCAGCGGAATGGTTCGATCGGTCGCGGAGGGGGGGGGATTCATATTATCCCGCGATGGCCGTGGAAATGCCGCGAGGTCCGAATCAATGGGGCAGGTGACTTCCAGCCACGCGCAGTCCGTCTGGGTGCGCAATCGTCCTTTCGGCAGCGCGGCCGGCAGGATCACGACGTCGCCTGCAATGAATTCGAATCTACCATCTCGATCGTAGAGAATCTCGCCGCGGCCCTGAGTCACAATCCAGCAAACCATCTCGGCGTAGGGAATCTCCTGTTCAAACTCGCCGATGAATCGGACTTTCTCGATGTTGAAGCTCGGGCAGCGCAACAGTCGTGTCACCGTCGTAAACAGGCTTGTGACATGCGAGCGTTTTTCGAACCGGCTGAAATCCGAGTCCGATCGAATGCACTCAATCGCTGACGCGATGTGCAGGCCGGCGTCCGGACCCTCGCGCTGCCGATCCCAGTCATAGAGCCGATAGGTCACGTCGGAGGGTGTCTGGATTTCCGCAACGACGATTCCGGCGCCGATGGCGTGCGGCGTGCCGCTCGGCAAGTAGTAGGTCTGCCCGGCCTTCACAGGGATGCGATTTAATAAGCTCACGACCTCGGCAGGGCGTTGAAGTGCCGTCGAGCGCACGTCGTCGATTGTGACTCCCGCCGCCAATCCGCGATAAATGCACGAATCCGGCCGGGCATCAATAATGTGCCAGGCTTCGTGCTTCTCTCGCACCGCACCGCCTTGTCGCCGGGCGGTGGCCTCGTCGGGATGGACCTGGATGCTCAGATTCTCGGCCGCGTCGAGGAACTTGATCAGCAGGGGGAATCGGCCGTCGATCAGGGCAGAACGACCGAGTAGTGCTGCTCCCCACTCCGATACCAAGGCGGTCAGCGTCGCGCCTTTTGCCGGACCTCGTGCGACGGTCGATTGGCCGACCTCGAGATCCGCCACTTCCCACGATTCACCAATTCGCTCGCCCGGGGGAAGGCGTTTTCCAAAAATACGCTCCAGATTGCGCGCACCCCAAGGTTTGCGGCGCAAGATCGGCTCGAAGACCAGCGGACAGATATCGGGCATGGCCTTATTCTAGGGGCTGGCGCGCGAGTCGGCGACGCGGCTTAGGACGGAGAGGACCGCCGAGCTTCGGGACGAACGACGAATAGCGACCGATTGCGGCTTGGTTGGAATGCGAATCAACTCACAGACGATTATCAGTGATTCCGAGCTCTGGTTCACTTTTATCACCAGCTCGGGACCGGGCGGCCAGAATGTGAACAAGGTTGCAACACGCGCGAATCTTCATTTTGATGTCGCCAACAGCCGGTCCCTTACCGATTCGGCGAAACAGCGTGTCCTTGCCGCACTCGGAGATCGCATCGACTCTTCCGGCGTCCTGCATATCAGCGCTTCCCGGTATCGCTCCCAGTCGGCGAACAAGGAAGATGCGATCAGGCGGTTTGTCAACTTGCTGGCAGAAGCGCTGAAGCCGCGCAAATTGCGACGGCCAACCCGACCGACCAGAGCATCGCAGGAGCGTCGACTCACCCAAAAGCGCCGATCCAGCGATCGCAAATCCGCGCGCCGCCCGCCTTCCCGGAACGATGATTAGGAAAATATACCTGGCAAACTGTACGCTCGGTGTGGTTGTGGAAAATCGCTCGCCGATCGGCAAACAGCGGGTCGACACCGGCTTTATTTCGGATATTGGGCTCGGCGATCGCTGAAATGCGGTTTGCTGAATCGCGAGAACCCGCGTAATGGCAACGGCTGGGGTGATCGCGTATCATTAAAATGGCGCAACGTCCGAATATTGAGCTGGCGTCGGGGTGACTCCGTGCTTTCCGGACGAGTGGTCGATCTTAGTATTGAATGAAACCAAACACTCAACGTGGGCGGTCTCTTGAAGCGGTCGTCCCCGTGGATCTCGTTCCGTCGCCGCGAACGAAAATGGTTCAGCTAGTCGCATGACAAAATTGCAGTTGACGGTTCCTGTTTCTGTTTCCTCGCTGTTATTGACCGTTCTGGTCGGGTGTGCCGTTCCGCAGCCGCGAGGCGAGGGCATGTACAAGCGTGTGGTCGAGCCGCGCACGAATGCGGTTTATCATCTGTACCTGCCCGTGGACTACGTGAAGAACAACGGTCGCCATCCGCTGGCCCCGCGGGTACAGCGATGGCCGCTCGTGATGACCTTTCACGGCATGAAACCCTATGACAACGCGATTCCGCAGGAACGTGAGTGGGAGAAGCAGGCGGACATCTACGGCTATGTTGTTTGTGCGCCGGAACTGCATACGTCGGACTCCTTTATGGAGTATCCGCTGACGCGCGAACATGGTTATGTTCTGAAGGACCGTGAAAACACCCTCGCTATCATGGACCATGTGTTTGAGACGACCTTGGCCGATCCGAACGCGGTCTTGTCAACAAGCTGGTCCTGTGGCGGCTATCTCGCGCATTATTTCGCGAATCGATTTCCCGAGCGTTTTTCCTGCATCGCCACGCGGTTGTCCAATTTCTCAGCTGACCTGCTGGTAGAGGACACCGTCCCGAGTTATCGCGACAAAACCCCCGTCGCCATATTCATTGGCGACGGAGACCTGCCCAAATGCAAGGCCGAATCCGAAGAAGCGGTTGCTTGGTACATGGCTCGGAATTTTCGAGTCGTTCGCGGCAAGATGATCGACCAGATGGGGCATCGTCGAATTCCGCAGACCGCTGCCGCATTCTTTGCCGAACAGATCGGACTGACTCCGCTCAATCCGGTGGAGGCGGCGAAGACCGTTTCCGAAGTGCGGATGACTGAGTATTACCCGCCGGCCGAATTGATCGCCCGCATGTCTCCGCCTGCCGCGCCTTCAACGTCGCTTGCGTCAGCGGTTCGTCCCACGACGCCGCCTGTGGCCGCAAGCGGCAGTCCGGTGGCTTCACGGCGTGCCGCGCCCTCCAGCTATACCAATACGACTGCCGGTCGCGATTATCCATTCGATCAGGCCACGACCAACTCGAGCCGCGGAAACTGGCTGGAGCCGGTCACCAATTCGAGTTCCACGCCCGGTCCGGAACATTCATCCAGTGCCGGACGAACGTCACGGGGAAATCCGCCAGCAACGGATTCGCGTGCGGGGACGAACCTCAGCGCGCCGCCGCGCTCTGCGCCGGTGACGCCGGTCGTGAACCGGACGCCGCCGCGCCGCGTGGAGATTCGGCTTCGCGGTCCGGCGATCGGGTCGTCGCCGTATTACCTGTCCTACTCAGTGGAAATGCCGCCAGCTGTGACCCAGGGTGCGGACTTCCTGTGGAAGGATAACGATACCTGGATGGGGGATGAGCCGAGCGGCGTGAAAATACTTGAAACGCCAGGCGTCCACAAAATTACGGTGCTGATGGTCACGAAAGACAATGTCGAGTATCGTGGGATGACGACGGTTCAGGTCCTCGATCGCAACGTATCGAGTGGGGGCTCCGCTGCGAGATAAGATGGCCCTTGGTACATCAGTTTGGAAGAGGTGGCATCGATGAGCGAGACACCGGCGCCGGTGGATAACTCGATTACTTTCGACGATTTCGTGAAAGTTGATTTGCGCGTCGCCCGAGTCCTGGAGGCGCGCAGCCACCCGGACGCCGACAAGCTCCTTGTTCTAAAGGTTGACGTGGGTGACGAGCACCGCCAGATCGTCGCCGGAATCAAGGGCTATTACCAGCCGGATGATCTTGTCGGCAAGTCGATCGTGATCGTCAGGAATCTGAAGCCCAGAACAATGCGCGGTGAGGTGAGTCAGGGCATGCTGCTTGCAGCGTCGACTGACGACCGATCTCAGGTCATACTGTTGTCGCCGATGGCCGACATTCCGCCCGGCTCGAAGGTCAGTTGACTCCTTCGTTTGCGATTCGCCTTTGGCCGTCGGCGAACGGCGCATTTCGGAATCGCCCCGACCGCGCGCATTGGGCAAACGTCGTACAGATCGCCCGGCCATGAAAACTTCGCCCAACGACATTTCCCTCAAACCGCCTCCCGGACCGGTCGATCGGACAGTCTGCCTTCCGGGCAGCAAGAGTCTGACCAACCGCGCCCTGCTCATTGCGGCGCTTGCTCATGGCAAGTCCACCCTCGATGGAATTCTCTTGGCTGATGATACGCGATTGATGATGTCCGCGCTTGCGGAGCTGGGTGTTCACGTTGAGGTCGATGAATTGCGGCATCGTGCCTCCGTTCCCGGCTGTGCCGGGCACTTCCCCAACGGCGATGCGGAGCTATTCTGCGGTAATGCCGGAACCGTGATGAGATTTCTCGCCGCCGCCTGCTGCGCTAACTACGGCGAATACAAACTTGACGGTGTCAGTCGAATGCGTGAACGGCCCGTCGGGAGCCTGGTCACCGCATTGCGGGAGTTGGGTGGACAAATCGGCTATCTTGAGCGGGAGGGATTCCCGCCTTTGGGAGTGCAAGGCAAGGGACTCCGCGGCGGGCGCATCACGATCGACGCTGGAATATCAAGTCAGTTTGTATCATCGATACTGATGGCTTCACCGTTGGCGATGAACGATGTTTTCATCGAGATTCGCGGCGAGTTGGCCAGCGAGCCTTACGTCGCGATGACCTTGCAGGTCATGGACGCCTTTGGTGTACAAGCCGTCGAGGAAAAACTGCGAAAGTTCATCGTGCCGGCTCCGCAGGCCTATCAGGCCGCCGAATTCGATGTCGAGCCTGACGCGTCCGCGGCGTCATACTTTTTTGCGGCTGCCGCGGTAACCGGCGGTCGCGTGACGGTGGAGGGGCTCGGCCTTCAGAGTTGTCAGGGTGATCTGGGCTTTGTTGATCTGCTGGAGCGAATGGGTTGCCGTGTTGAGCAGGGGCCTCGACATACGACGGTATGGGGCCCGAAGGATCTTCGGCTGCGCGGAATCGACGTCGATCTGAACCGCATGCCGGACGTCGCGCCGACGCTCGCGGTTGTCGCGGCCTTCGCGGAAGGACCGACGCACATTCGCAACGTGCCAAACATACGGCACAAAGAATCCAATCGGCTTGCCGCCCTTGCAACGGAGCTGGGTCATCTCGGCGTCGCAACCGAACTGCGAGACGATGGGCTGTCTATACTGCCGGCGCACTTACCCAGGGCCGCCGCCATC belongs to Phycisphaerae bacterium and includes:
- the metG gene encoding methionine--tRNA ligase subunit beta, whose product is MSETPAPVDNSITFDDFVKVDLRVARVLEARSHPDADKLLVLKVDVGDEHRQIVAGIKGYYQPDDLVGKSIVIVRNLKPRTMRGEVSQGMLLAASTDDRSQVILLSPMADIPPGSKVS
- a CDS encoding class I mannose-6-phosphate isomerase, whose amino-acid sequence is MPDICPLVFEPILRRKPWGARNLERIFGKRLPPGERIGESWEVADLEVGQSTVARGPAKGATLTALVSEWGAALLGRSALIDGRFPLLIKFLDAAENLSIQVHPDEATARRQGGAVREKHEAWHIIDARPDSCIYRGLAAGVTIDDVRSTALQRPAEVVSLLNRIPVKAGQTYYLPSGTPHAIGAGIVVAEIQTPSDVTYRLYDWDRQREGPDAGLHIASAIECIRSDSDFSRFEKRSHVTSLFTTVTRLLRCPSFNIEKVRFIGEFEQEIPYAEMVCWIVTQGRGEILYDRDGRFEFIAGDVVILPAALPKGRLRTQTDCAWLEVTCPIDSDLAAFPRPSRDNMNPPPSATDRTIPLNISIKKDS
- the arfB gene encoding aminoacyl-tRNA hydrolase, producing MRINSQTIISDSELWFTFITSSGPGGQNVNKVATRANLHFDVANSRSLTDSAKQRVLAALGDRIDSSGVLHISASRYRSQSANKEDAIRRFVNLLAEALKPRKLRRPTRPTRASQERRLTQKRRSSDRKSARRPPSRNDD
- a CDS encoding methyltransferase domain-containing protein — translated: MSDDRVTNAVASMDAARAAVDPTRRRETCNVCGTAHDSRHDETADVPCHVRVFRGHLFRLWRCSVCRTIHCLDVVDLDYYYSKYPFSQARLDLVWRIFYMNLARRFIRHGMTPAHRFLDYGCANGLFCTALRGRGFRNVYGYDPYSANSAFADERVLEHAPFDYILLQDVLEHVEDPNALLARLDRLLAVGGHILVGTPNAQKVDLSRPDVFRNELHAPYHLHIYTRSGVERMGQTLGWHAVKFYDRSYHDRPWFALNTRAAKTYQSLKDGSFDAFFEPFDIRTALGSPSFWFHAVFGYWLSYRSDMSLMFRKGD
- a CDS encoding glycosyltransferase produces the protein MSFLASILLIVYAISVGSLAVHIRRTAALTKQGSDGFPDDAPTLDRLPAIDVVVPVKDEENNIGRCLRAIIAERYPNARIFVVNDRSTDGTANVVRAIQEEHPEIERIDITHLQEGYYGKPSALEKIASRLTGDILFFIDSDMFVKPGCFKTVVRRMESERLDWLAAHGEMELDHFWEKVLAPVFGAMAYSWYDPRKVSDPNWPDAMGSGFMVVRRESYMALGGHGAVKNCYDEDSVLLRRAKAAGQRVVFTASARLFNVRMYGSLDRTIRGFHRTLIGGLKTTFRFLITINALQFVSLMPFGLIILIPLLGGFGYSVPFAKYWLGFALLHILLATWLAALVYRAAKVPLKYALLHPLGSAVAIWVCCRAAADLRRRAPITWRGTSYASAEHAVAKPGQ
- the aroA gene encoding 3-phosphoshikimate 1-carboxyvinyltransferase, with protein sequence MKTSPNDISLKPPPGPVDRTVCLPGSKSLTNRALLIAALAHGKSTLDGILLADDTRLMMSALAELGVHVEVDELRHRASVPGCAGHFPNGDAELFCGNAGTVMRFLAAACCANYGEYKLDGVSRMRERPVGSLVTALRELGGQIGYLEREGFPPLGVQGKGLRGGRITIDAGISSQFVSSILMASPLAMNDVFIEIRGELASEPYVAMTLQVMDAFGVQAVEEKLRKFIVPAPQAYQAAEFDVEPDASAASYFFAAAAVTGGRVTVEGLGLQSCQGDLGFVDLLERMGCRVEQGPRHTTVWGPKDLRLRGIDVDLNRMPDVAPTLAVVAAFAEGPTHIRNVPNIRHKESNRLAALATELGHLGVATELRDDGLSILPAHLPRAAAIGTYEDHRMAMSFAIAGLRVDGIVIREADCVSKTFPEFFEIWADLA
- a CDS encoding recombinase family protein, with the protein product MSTNSGEAHVALARVSSREQEREGFSLAVQEDALKRYAASTGGEIIKLFRIAETASKRDERKTFKELVAFAKKNAATLDALLFYKVDRAARNLFDYVELERLESEHGLAFISVSQPTENNPAGRMMRRTLANMASFYTEQQSVDVREGHARRVQEGWFVGAAPYGYRNIRKDGRGIIEVDPVRANAVKRIFHLYAYEPLTVDQLIGRLADEGLKYRPSSPRFPRSSVYAILRDRSYLGDVEYGGQWYPGKHDPLVDQTTWDRVQVLLGGKTYRSHELTYAGGLIRCGHCGNLITGEQVVKKATGKQYVYYRCTMYKLALGHPQLRLNEAKLDEQVLAAFKSIQQPETVQAWFSKALREWSKMERAEATTQSDVSQREIAILQQQQDRLLNLRLLEEIDADTFARKSTELRDKIAAASLRVEAANRDRGEQAELAIRVFELSQALVDKWVSADYAAKRQLLEIVFSNFVLNGATLCYEVNKPFDVLIEGLVSSHTRGD